CTAACTGGTCACATTCCAAACTCATTCTCTGAACTCAAGTGTCTTCGGTCTCTTTACTTTGATGGAAATCACTTGAGTGGAATGCTCAATTTTGACAGGTTTCTTGAGATCAAAAGTTTAAGTGTGCTTATGTTATCATCCAACTATTTGTCATTGCTAACCAAGGCCAATTCAAATTATACTCTTCCACAGTTTCACACTCTAGCATTGGGTTCCTGCAACTTACAGAAATTCCCAGATTTCTTACGCACCCAAAACAAATTGAGTTGGCTTGAGATGCAACAAAACAATATTCAAGGCCTAGTACCCAAATGGTTGTATAATGTTAGTATAGAAACTTTTCGAGCTATATTGCTTGGACAAAATTTTCTAATAGGCTTTGAACAATCTCCACTTGTTCTCCCATGGTCTAAACTAGAAATTTTAGATCTGAGTAGTAACAGGCTGCAAGGATCACTCCCCATTCCACAACCATCTATCAAGATTTATCAAGTCCAAAAGAACTTGATAAGAGAAATGTCATCGTTGATTTGCAATCTGAGTTCACTTTATGTACTTGATTTGTCCTATAACAACTTGAGAGGCAACCTTCATCCATGTTTTGGAAACTTCAGTTCTCATTTGTCAGCACTTCAACTACGAAGCAACAACTTCCATGGCACCATCCCAAAAACATGGGTAGAGGGGAGCAGCTTAGAGATGATTGACTTAAgtgaaaaccaattccaaggcCAACTACCGAGATCAATGGCAAACTGTATGGTGTTAGAGTACCTTCATGTTGGTAACAATCAAATCAATGATACCTTTCCCTTTTGGTTGGGAAATCTTTCTCGGTTGAAGGTTCTCGTCCTTGGTTCTAATGCATTCCATGGTGCAATAAAGAATCCTGGAATCAATTATACATTCTCAGGGTTGCATATCATTgatatttctcaaaataatttcTCTGGATATTTGCCCGCTGAGTATTTCCTACATTGGAATGCCATGAAAGTTGTTGGTGCAAGTGATCATTTGATATACATGGAGCTAGGGTTTTCTGGAGACGGGTGGAGTTCAAGTGTCCAATTCTCAGATACACTGACAAACAAAGGGATAAAGTTGGAGTATGATCAAATTCAAGATGTGTTCAAGGTCATTGATTTCTCAAGCAATAGATTTGAAGGAGAAATTCCAGAACTTGTTGGAAGTCTTAAAGGACTTCATATGCTAAATCTTTCCAATAATGCTCTCACTGGTTATATCCCACCATCGTTGGGGAACTTGACACATCTAGAATCCATGGACCTTTCCCAAAACAAGTTGTTTGGAGAAATACCTACACAACTAACACAACTCTTTTTCCTTGAAGCCTTTAATGTCTCCAACAACCGTCTCAGAGGTCCTATACCACATGGTAATCAATTTGACACATTTCAGAATAGTTCATTTAGAGGTAATCCAGGATTGTGTGGAAGTCCATTATTAAAGAAATGTGGAGATTTCAAGTACACACGAACTCCACCTTCTCCTTTTGAAGAGAATCGAAGCTCAGAGTCTCCATTTCATTTTGGGTGGAAAGTAGTTGCTATAGGGTATGGATGTGGATTTGTGATAGGAGTTGTTATTGGGAAAACTGTGATTACAAGGAAGTATGATTGGTTTGTGAAGATCTTTGGAAAGATGTAGCAAACACGAAGAATGGAGAAGGtcataaatttgaatttagttaaataaaatgtttttaagaaAGTACAAATGTTGTTTAAGTTTTATCATTATTGTATGCTGCTTGATGGAATTGTAAGCCTATGAAAATTTCAATGTAATCTTActatttgtgtgtgtgagtaCTTTAATTTGGACGtgtctttctattttttccttattttaagtAACTTTGTTTGTTGGATTTGTTCCTATATAGTTTGTGTCCTGCAAATTAAAATTCATTCATAAATGAATCAGCAAAGTGTGTAAAGGTTAAACCTTCATCAACAAGTACTTGTAAAGGCTGTCGTAGTGGTTGCATCAACACTACCGTAGGAAGATATATTCTTAACGATTATCGTGTCTTCGCTTTCCGTCTTGGCCCAAATTGTTTTCCTTAACACTCTGAACCTTCACTGAGGCATTACAACAAACACGTACAATTCAGAATTAGAAAACCAAAAACCGGCCTTTAGACTGTACTAAATGcagcagaagcagaagcagaagaATGAAACCGACGACTATAGTTGATATATAACAACAGCTCAATATTCAAGAAATGCAAAAATGACCCAAGCGATAAACATGCATGGTCCACAAGAATATAATGTTCAcgaaaaatggaagaaagaaagttttgaATAATTACATTACAAGTTATAAATGACTAAGGggcaaaataattttgagtttatGGTTTGAGttgatcatattattttttgaaataaaatatttttggacATTAATGGAGAAGAAAACCGTTAATGGAGGTACAGGCCAGTACCACAACACTCCAATACTCCATGTAACATTTTTTGGACCTGCCCATAGTCCTTGAGTGATTCACACCGTTGGATGATCGACATTAATGGAGGTTCAGCTATGATAAGAAGGGAGATGAAGGGAAGAAGGTACACGTGAGGAGTTGGGAATTAATGAGAGCAAGTGAAAatatgtttattaatgtttatttttaacacatctaaaaaaaatacatacatgAGCATGAACCCAATAATAGATCGAACGGGCGCCTTTGTAACCAAACTGGTATAATACCGAAGCCCGAGTGGAGCTAAGAGAATGATATTTTCAACCAACTCGAATTAGGCTAAGCCTCTAACGAACTGAACTCGATCGGATACACAATTTATATCTTatcatttcattgattttgaatGGTGCATATAATACTCATCGAAAgatattttattcttattattcttattatcatatatatatatatataaaagtcgagttttgacgtagggaatgcttagaattgcgacacgtgtcctcctaactctatttcccacgtctctctctctctctctctctctccctctatctcaacttaaatgttttaaacttttttgagaaaaatgtctTGAACTAATTCAatggtttaagacatttaattaattgtgctaactctcactctcccataatttgtgttttaaccgtttttgtgtgtgtgtctctctctctctctccctctatttcctcttaaatgtcttaaactaattctatgatttaagataattaattgtgctaactctcactctcccataatttgtgtttcaatcgttttttatttttatttttaaattaattgtgctaactctctcccataatttgtgtttcaaccgttttctctctctctctctctctctccctctatctccatttaatatatatatatatatatatatataNNNNNNNNNNNNNNNNNNNNNNNNNNNNNNNNNNNNNNNNNNNNNNNNNNNNNNNNNNNNNNNNNNNNNNNNNNNNNNNNNNNNNNNNNNNNNNNNNNNNATTAGAAGTTTCCTAGTCCTTTCGTCATCCTCTAACCCAATaatattcattaaaaagtgGGGGAACTTCCCATTGTCGGAAGAAGAAAGTGCTGGGGTGGAAGCTATTGACAGTGTGGTGGACGTTTTGGAATCAAGAGGACAATCTTGGCTGGTGGGCAAACTCATTGGCGACAAGTTTATTGGAAAGGATTACATTCGATCTACACTCATTAAGGGGTGGAAGCCGACCGGATCGCTACACTACAAAGTCCTAGGAGAAAATTTATTTCTCCTAgattttgaccatttttggGACAGATCGCGCGTACTCGAGGGACGCCCATGGATTTTCGAGAGTCAATTGTTCGCGGTTGAAAAGCTTTGtcagttcttgtgttggcttaattcagtttcaaaatgcagaggttactgttcacgggctcaaacactgatataggatgtttaaaatccaatctccaccgttcataatgtagattcatgtgttgtgaacgtccctacaaaatttcaactcaatcggaccataaacacccatcgatcggagctattgatcaagactggacagcatttcaaAAATGTTGTTTCACCCATATCCGGACAttccttccccgggtccggaccgcatttctagaaactcaaattttgcttcgcaaa
This window of the Corylus avellana chromosome ca5, CavTom2PMs-1.0 genome carries:
- the LOC132180636 gene encoding receptor-like protein 7, yielding MDNYLYQCMFMRFLFLLSLFLILLTSSLSSLQPLCHEDERSALLQFKDSFIINKSASAYPFAYPKVASWTPKGEHSTDCCSWDGVECNEDTGHVISLDLNSSCLYGSIHSNNSLFRLLQLQRLNLADNLFNHSQIPFEVGNLSRLTYLNLSSSAFSGQVPSEVSRLSMLSSLDLSGNFDLYTKSDFRSLVQNFTTLEELLLTDINLSSPIPESLANLSSLTTLDLQNCRLQGEFPTEIFQLPNLQFLIVSHNQDLIGRLPQFHSNSSLEVLILRNTSFSGKIPTSIGKVSSLHTLRVRDCNFSGSIPPSLSNLTQAIYLDFGHNSLTGHIPNSFSELKCLRSLYFDGNHLSGMLNFDRFLEIKSLSVLMLSSNYLSLLTKANSNYTLPQFHTLALGSCNLQKFPDFLRTQNKLSWLEMQQNNIQGLVPKWLYNVSIETFRAILLGQNFLIGFEQSPLVLPWSKLEILDLSSNRLQGSLPIPQPSIKIYQVQKNLIREMSSLICNLSSLYVLDLSYNNLRGNLHPCFGNFSSHLSALQLRSNNFHGTIPKTWVEGSSLEMIDLSENQFQGQLPRSMANCMVLEYLHVGNNQINDTFPFWLGNLSRLKVLVLGSNAFHGAIKNPGINYTFSGLHIIDISQNNFSGYLPAEYFLHWNAMKVVGASDHLIYMELGFSGDGWSSSVQFSDTLTNKGIKLEYDQIQDVFKVIDFSSNRFEGEIPELVGSLKGLHMLNLSNNALTGYIPPSLGNLTHLESMDLSQNKLFGEIPTQLTQLFFLEAFNVSNNRLRGPIPHGNQFDTFQNSSFRGNPGLCGSPLLKKCGDFKYTRTPPSPFEENRSSESPFHFGWKVVAIGYGCGFVIGVVIGKTVITRKYDWFVKIFGKM